In a single window of the Planctomycetia bacterium genome:
- a CDS encoding acyl carrier protein: MAMSRDDVFSKVKEVLVDALGVDDDEIKEDATLTGDLGAESIDFLDIVFRLEKTFSIKIPRGELFPDDILNNPEYVEGGKMTTKGLDTLKKAMPHADFTEFQTDPDVAKMPNLFTVKTIVNYVTTKMAA, from the coding sequence ATGGCGATGAGTCGAGATGATGTGTTTTCAAAGGTCAAGGAAGTTCTGGTTGACGCGCTGGGCGTGGACGACGACGAAATCAAGGAGGACGCCACGTTGACGGGCGATCTCGGCGCTGAGTCGATCGACTTTCTCGACATCGTGTTTCGTCTGGAGAAGACCTTTTCAATCAAGATTCCCCGCGGCGAGCTCTTCCCCGACGACATCCTGAACAATCCTGAGTACGTCGAAGGCGGCAAGATGACCACCAAGGGTCTCGACACGCTGAAGAAGGCCATGCCGCATGCCGACTTCACCGAGTTTCAGACGGATCCTGACGTCGCCAAGATGCCGAACCTGTTCACCGTGAAGACGATTGTCAATTATGTGACGACGAAGATGGCGGCCT
- a CDS encoding beta-hydroxyacyl-ACP dehydratase, with translation MKFILIDRILSIEPPSRIVTRKNLTLAEEYLADHFPTFPVMPGVMMLEAMVQSAAWLVRATQDFSKSMVVLEEAKNINYKSFVAPGRTLEVTAEAMEISEGLSQFKAFGMSDGQEMVKARLTLRHYNLSEKNPALVDVDEKLVVAARRVFDLVGGPAATKTAAALAVGL, from the coding sequence ATGAAGTTCATTCTGATTGATCGCATCCTGAGCATCGAGCCACCCAGCCGTATCGTTACGCGAAAAAATCTGACGCTGGCGGAGGAGTACCTCGCGGACCATTTTCCGACCTTTCCGGTGATGCCGGGTGTCATGATGCTCGAGGCCATGGTTCAATCCGCGGCGTGGCTGGTTCGGGCGACTCAGGACTTCTCCAAGAGCATGGTCGTACTGGAAGAAGCCAAGAACATCAATTACAAGAGCTTCGTCGCCCCGGGCCGGACGCTCGAAGTGACAGCCGAGGCGATGGAGATTTCCGAAGGGTTGAGCCAGTTTAAGGCCTTCGGGATGAGTGACGGACAAGAGATGGTCAAGGCCCGCCTGACGCTGCGGCACTATAACCTGTCCGAGAAGAATCCGGCGCTGGTCGACGTTGACGAGAAACTAGTGGTCGCGGCACGCAGGGTGTTTGATCTGGTCGGAGGACCAGCCGCGACGAAGACGGCGGCAGCGCTGGCCGTCGGCCTCTAA
- a CDS encoding prepilin-type N-terminal cleavage/methylation domain-containing protein, which produces MPARSPSSRGVRGVARRSAFTLIELIVVLAIIALVISLLLPALSSSRSEGTKVKCLVNLKQIGQCLSMYSDEDEQHYTTPVHPMAETRWLYDGEYEYGGNTGVGVFRSADFVKENRLLNKYVYVDAAGAELALFKCPNDRPIEDVGSGGVNFEPYFLHPSRSHLNVYQITGTSYRLNNHIDFTGTQEIPFQQNFFGPYLRTSTKVPDPGMTVLIEETVSEVAKWNPNRDVLGWHRKSNVFNVAFADGHAGPIRLSGQTGGTDPTGNYWLRRGEGWRMDCYPSAPIFDRPRRGP; this is translated from the coding sequence ATGCCAGCGCGTTCGCCCTCATCTCGCGGGGTCCGAGGCGTCGCCCGTCGTTCCGCCTTTACCCTCATAGAATTGATCGTCGTCCTGGCGATCATCGCCCTGGTGATCAGTTTGCTGCTCCCGGCGCTGTCGTCATCGCGCAGCGAGGGGACCAAGGTCAAGTGCCTCGTGAATCTCAAGCAGATCGGCCAGTGCCTGTCGATGTACAGCGACGAGGACGAGCAGCATTACACGACGCCGGTGCATCCGATGGCTGAGACCCGCTGGCTTTACGACGGCGAGTACGAGTACGGCGGCAATACCGGCGTGGGAGTCTTTCGCTCAGCTGACTTTGTGAAGGAAAACCGCCTGCTCAATAAATATGTCTATGTCGATGCTGCAGGCGCGGAGTTGGCATTATTTAAGTGTCCCAATGATCGTCCCATCGAGGACGTCGGATCGGGCGGCGTTAATTTCGAGCCGTACTTCCTGCATCCCAGCCGCTCACACCTCAACGTCTATCAAATCACGGGTACGAGCTACCGGTTGAACAACCACATCGACTTCACCGGAACCCAGGAAATTCCATTCCAGCAGAATTTCTTCGGCCCCTACCTTCGGACAAGTACGAAGGTCCCCGACCCTGGGATGACGGTCTTGATTGAAGAGACGGTGTCCGAAGTTGCCAAGTGGAATCCGAACCGTGATGTTCTAGGGTGGCACCGAAAGTCCAACGTGTTCAATGTTGCGTTTGCCGACGGCCACGCCGGTCCGATCCGCCTGAGCGGGCAAACGGGCGGTACCGACCCGACGGGAAACTATTGGCTACGGCGAGGCGAGGGGTGGCGCATGGACTGTTACCCGTCGGCCCCTATCTTCGACCGTCCGCGGCGCGGGCCGTAA
- a CDS encoding SDR family oxidoreductase yields MAGKWLITGAGGQLGSVLMRVLAHRDLETIGLTSVEGPQPDVASCIRGDLTDATDLREIVRSHRPAVIVHAAAVTSIQAAYEKPDVTQRVNVDATRTLVELAAEIGARIAFTSTDLVFDGSSAPYHETDAVSPLSVYARSKVEAEKIVLAYDRGVDIRPALMYGLPVVNRPTTFLQQLESLRTGKPLKLFEDEFRTPIWLEDAAEATRAAAASDYHGVLHLGGPARMSRLEMGRVMAAALGITNPPIVPTRQSDMQFAEPRPANVSLDSSKFAAEFGTPPGRTMKEAMKSIATALT; encoded by the coding sequence TTGGCGGGAAAATGGCTCATCACCGGCGCGGGAGGCCAACTCGGCAGTGTGCTGATGCGTGTGCTCGCACACCGCGACCTTGAAACGATCGGGCTGACCTCCGTTGAAGGCCCCCAACCGGACGTCGCGAGCTGCATTCGCGGCGATCTGACCGACGCGACGGACCTCCGCGAGATTGTCCGTTCGCACCGCCCGGCCGTCATCGTTCACGCGGCGGCAGTGACGAGCATTCAGGCTGCCTATGAGAAGCCGGATGTGACGCAACGCGTCAACGTGGACGCAACGCGGACGCTGGTAGAGCTTGCGGCAGAGATCGGCGCGCGAATCGCCTTCACCTCAACCGACCTGGTGTTCGATGGTTCCTCGGCGCCCTACCACGAGACGGATGCCGTATCGCCTTTGTCGGTCTATGCCCGATCGAAGGTGGAGGCGGAGAAAATCGTTCTCGCTTACGACCGGGGAGTCGATATTCGACCGGCGCTGATGTACGGCCTGCCCGTGGTGAATCGGCCGACGACGTTCCTGCAACAACTCGAATCGCTGCGGACGGGCAAGCCGCTCAAGCTCTTTGAGGACGAGTTTCGCACGCCGATCTGGCTGGAGGACGCGGCCGAGGCGACGCGCGCCGCCGCCGCGTCTGACTATCACGGAGTCCTGCACCTCGGCGGGCCTGCGCGGATGAGCAGGCTGGAGATGGGTCGCGTCATGGCGGCGGCACTGGGAATCACAAATCCGCCTATCGTTCCGACCCGCCAATCAGATATGCAATTCGCGGAACCTCGCCCGGCGAATGTGAGTCTCGATTCATCGAAGTTCGCCGCTGAATTCGGAACCCCACCCGGCCGTACAATGAAGGAAGCGATGAAGTCGATCGCGACGGCGCTCACCTAG
- a CDS encoding VWA domain-containing protein yields MADSKQPSENPRRHAGGIVHTYLGYDPQRFPMPSATPPDLVTPAFEHLLEYGSLRNLTEEELAEAIELDPSQITGLGPSISSLIAMLEERKRKILETYETTAAREDAEREFQQAARETEPPKNRRQQFDKAVREGQIADLERMWYREDQRGEFARQLVSLMDKLGARYEVEQLAAKYAFTGRRPMSVEQAIEIKEELETIDRLIEQLREAAKNAKIYLINMDELGRFADEEQIEGLERMRQQVEEMLRQLAEQQGLQQQDGRYQLTPKAFKLFQSKLLDRIFADLQAAKSGRHAQPIVGDGVVETQRTKSYEFGDSLANMDVGQSMINAMIRERTTLQPAPSAEAIVGITPSGSESADPARRIRLMPEDIEIHVTRNTPKCATVLCMDMSGSMRFNGQYVNVKRMALALHGLIRSEYPGDYVDFVEMFTFAKRRHISEVPQLLPKPVTIHKPFVRLKADMSDDRLTERDIPPHFTNLQHGLQMARQLLQVQDTPNRQIILITDGLPTAHFEEKWLYLLYPPDSRTENSTLREGLLCREQGITINIFLLSSWSQTEEDVKFAYRLAESTSGRVFFVGGRELDRYVVWDYVKRRRFIIG; encoded by the coding sequence ATGGCTGACTCAAAGCAACCTTCGGAGAATCCGCGGCGTCACGCTGGTGGGATCGTACATACCTATCTTGGGTACGACCCTCAGCGGTTTCCGATGCCCTCGGCGACGCCCCCGGACTTGGTCACGCCCGCATTTGAACATCTCCTGGAATACGGCAGCCTTCGAAACCTGACCGAAGAGGAGCTGGCCGAGGCGATCGAGCTGGACCCCTCGCAGATCACGGGGCTCGGACCGAGCATCAGTTCGCTCATCGCAATGCTTGAGGAACGCAAGCGGAAGATTCTTGAAACTTACGAGACCACCGCGGCGCGCGAAGACGCCGAGCGCGAGTTTCAACAGGCGGCGCGAGAGACGGAGCCGCCGAAGAATCGACGGCAGCAATTCGACAAGGCCGTGCGCGAGGGTCAGATCGCCGACCTCGAGCGAATGTGGTATCGCGAGGATCAGCGAGGCGAGTTTGCACGGCAGCTAGTTTCGCTGATGGACAAGCTCGGGGCCCGTTACGAGGTCGAGCAGTTGGCCGCGAAGTACGCATTCACCGGCCGGCGTCCGATGTCGGTCGAGCAGGCGATTGAGATCAAGGAAGAGTTGGAGACGATCGACCGCCTGATCGAGCAGCTCAGGGAAGCGGCGAAGAACGCGAAGATCTATCTCATCAACATGGATGAGTTGGGGCGCTTCGCCGACGAGGAGCAGATCGAAGGGCTCGAACGCATGCGGCAGCAGGTGGAGGAGATGCTTCGGCAACTTGCCGAGCAGCAGGGCCTGCAACAGCAGGACGGCCGATACCAGCTTACGCCGAAGGCATTCAAACTTTTCCAGTCGAAGCTGCTCGATCGCATCTTCGCGGATCTCCAGGCGGCCAAGAGCGGGCGGCACGCGCAGCCGATCGTGGGTGACGGCGTGGTCGAGACGCAGCGGACCAAGTCGTACGAATTCGGCGACAGCCTGGCGAACATGGACGTCGGACAGTCGATGATCAACGCCATGATTCGCGAACGCACGACGCTTCAGCCGGCGCCGAGCGCCGAGGCAATCGTCGGCATCACGCCGTCGGGTTCGGAGAGTGCCGACCCGGCCCGGCGAATCCGGCTCATGCCTGAGGACATCGAGATTCACGTCACGCGCAACACGCCGAAGTGCGCGACCGTACTGTGCATGGACATGAGCGGCTCGATGCGATTCAACGGGCAATATGTCAACGTCAAGCGCATGGCGCTCGCATTGCACGGGCTCATCCGCAGCGAGTATCCCGGCGACTATGTCGACTTCGTGGAGATGTTCACCTTCGCCAAGCGCCGGCACATCTCCGAGGTGCCACAGCTTCTGCCCAAGCCGGTGACGATCCACAAGCCGTTCGTGCGGCTCAAGGCGGACATGAGCGACGACCGCCTCACCGAGCGCGACATCCCGCCGCACTTCACCAACCTGCAACACGGTTTGCAGATGGCCCGGCAACTGCTTCAGGTGCAGGACACGCCCAACCGGCAGATCATCCTCATCACCGACGGCCTTCCGACGGCGCACTTCGAGGAAAAGTGGCTGTACCTGCTTTATCCGCCGGACTCGCGAACCGAAAACAGCACGCTTCGAGAGGGGCTTCTCTGTCGCGAGCAGGGCATCACCATCAACATTTTCCTGCTATCGAGTTGGTCGCAGACCGAGGAGGACGTGAAGTTCGCCTATCGCCTCGCCGAGAGCACCAGTGGCCGCGTATTCTTCGTCGGGGGGCGGGAATTGGATCGCTACGTCGTCTGGGACTACGTGAAGCGTCGTCGGTTTATCATTGGCTAG
- a CDS encoding sugar phosphate isomerase/epimerase gives MKLAYSNVACPGWDIVTLVEKAKEYGYQGLELRSLDGQMHLPLAPQLASNPARVGKLMRDAGVELVCLATAAAFHMRNAREVAENQAQVREYIELAGKLGCPFVRVFGAEIPKARFWLIGNERREVVLGRIAKAIGEIADFAAAHRVTILIENSGDFTDSSAMWYLVDAANSPAVKCCWNPMAALTRGERPTSSIPRLAARIAHIHLTDAKFDGRAFDGHVLPGQGSVEIPRLIQLLKGIGYRGYLCFEWPKLWNPGLADADRALPAAAKYLQPLLDEKTIPMTAYKGDKYAPRQGHELLAAE, from the coding sequence ATGAAACTCGCCTACAGCAACGTTGCCTGCCCCGGTTGGGACATCGTCACCCTGGTCGAGAAGGCCAAGGAGTATGGCTATCAAGGCCTGGAGCTGCGCAGCCTCGACGGTCAGATGCACCTTCCGCTTGCGCCGCAGCTCGCGTCGAACCCGGCCAGGGTCGGCAAGTTGATGCGCGACGCCGGCGTCGAATTGGTGTGTCTGGCGACTGCCGCCGCCTTCCATATGCGAAATGCGCGGGAAGTTGCGGAGAATCAGGCCCAGGTGCGCGAATACATCGAACTGGCAGGCAAGCTGGGCTGCCCCTTCGTCCGCGTCTTTGGCGCCGAGATTCCCAAGGCACGCTTCTGGCTCATCGGTAACGAACGGCGCGAGGTCGTCCTCGGTCGAATCGCCAAGGCCATCGGCGAAATCGCTGACTTCGCGGCGGCCCATCGCGTGACCATCCTCATTGAAAACAGCGGCGACTTTACCGACAGCTCGGCCATGTGGTACCTCGTGGACGCCGCGAACTCACCGGCGGTTAAGTGCTGCTGGAACCCGATGGCGGCGCTGACGCGCGGCGAACGACCCACCAGTTCCATCCCCCGCCTGGCCGCCCGTATCGCGCACATACATCTGACCGACGCCAAGTTCGATGGCCGGGCGTTTGACGGCCACGTCCTCCCCGGTCAGGGTTCCGTCGAGATTCCGAGGCTCATCCAATTGCTCAAGGGTATCGGTTATCGCGGATACCTGTGTTTTGAATGGCCCAAGTTGTGGAACCCCGGCCTCGCCGATGCCGATCGCGCGCTGCCCGCCGCGGCGAAGTACCTCCAGCCGCTTCTCGACGAAAAGACCATCCCGATGACGGCCTACAAAGGCGACAAGTACGCGCCCCGGCAAGGCCACGAGCTTCTCGCCGCCGAATGA
- a CDS encoding DUF1570 domain-containing protein yields the protein MLFAPTLLLVAIALGDPTVGGPPVDTELARTLLSDLGIRFSADYGKHFSVISDSADQSANIMRTADDVYQRVIEFAGRLELSTTRPGKKMTVVFFSKWEDYRRSGAASGFSVNENAPGFFDHKSGVCYGYDYANSSLMREKRAVLKTARAKFDADRDAGTLNSLTEEQIGQRLAAIVQMTNALFEHESLINQTVIRHELAHQSLANLGIQTPRMKDLRWLCEGLATQFESVSGINANRLADFRDIDWSDPKLTVRTLITDSKLLGPGAEQPSVGYAAAWGLVHYLINEKPREFAAFVRLFQQLPPDGTSPAESDKAAFEKCFGKPDAKFQLTWLEYMSALK from the coding sequence ATGCTCTTCGCTCCGACGCTCCTGCTTGTCGCAATCGCGCTGGGTGATCCAACCGTCGGCGGACCGCCGGTTGACACGGAACTCGCGCGGACTCTCCTGAGTGACTTGGGAATCCGGTTCAGTGCCGACTACGGGAAACACTTCAGCGTCATCTCCGACTCCGCCGACCAGTCTGCAAACATTATGAGGACGGCGGACGACGTCTATCAGCGCGTCATTGAGTTTGCCGGTCGCCTCGAGCTAAGCACGACACGCCCGGGAAAAAAGATGACCGTTGTGTTCTTCAGCAAATGGGAGGACTACAGACGCTCCGGAGCAGCGTCGGGATTTTCGGTGAATGAAAACGCTCCCGGTTTTTTCGATCATAAGTCCGGGGTCTGCTACGGCTATGACTATGCCAATTCCTCCCTGATGCGGGAGAAGCGGGCGGTGCTGAAAACCGCGCGGGCGAAATTCGACGCCGATCGAGACGCCGGCACCCTCAACAGCCTGACGGAGGAGCAGATCGGTCAGCGGCTTGCGGCCATCGTGCAAATGACCAATGCGCTCTTCGAACACGAGAGTCTCATCAACCAGACTGTTATTCGACATGAACTGGCTCATCAATCACTGGCAAATCTCGGCATTCAGACGCCGCGCATGAAAGACCTGCGCTGGCTCTGCGAGGGGCTGGCGACGCAGTTCGAATCCGTCAGCGGCATCAACGCAAACCGACTGGCCGACTTTCGGGACATCGACTGGTCCGATCCAAAGCTCACCGTGCGTACGCTCATCACCGACTCGAAGCTCCTCGGCCCGGGCGCCGAACAGCCGTCGGTGGGTTACGCCGCCGCCTGGGGACTGGTGCATTACCTGATCAACGAGAAGCCGCGCGAATTCGCCGCGTTTGTCCGGCTTTTTCAACAGCTGCCGCCCGATGGAACATCGCCGGCCGAATCGGACAAGGCCGCGTTTGAGAAGTGTTTTGGCAAGCCGGACGCCAAGTTTCAACTCACCTGGCTGGAGTACATGTCGGCGCTCAAATAA
- a CDS encoding bifunctional 5,10-methylenetetrahydrofolate dehydrogenase/5,10-methenyltetrahydrofolate cyclohydrolase, whose translation MIAKLIDGKALAAQIKSEVASRAKALAHRGHKPCLSAILIGDNASAASYARSQAKHAEEVGVEYQLTPLPAGTTEAKAIDAIRKLNEDAKVHGIILQLPVPQPLDAFKLQRQISPDKDVEGVAPANLGLLAMGRKALVPCTAAAAFACLRAHMPDLAGRDAVVIGRSVIVGKPLAMLLLSANATVTQCHTRTRDLAEHTRSAEILVVAAGAPSLIGAEHVAPGTIVIDVGTHRVKLIDSDGVERTRTIGDVRFDEVAQVASAITPVPGGVGPVTVAMLLQNTIEACDRQTHG comes from the coding sequence ATGATCGCCAAGCTCATTGATGGAAAGGCCCTCGCGGCGCAAATCAAATCGGAAGTAGCCTCACGCGCCAAAGCCCTTGCACATCGCGGCCACAAGCCCTGTCTTTCAGCGATCCTCATCGGAGACAATGCCTCGGCTGCGAGCTACGCGCGATCGCAGGCAAAGCACGCCGAGGAGGTCGGCGTCGAGTATCAACTGACTCCGCTACCCGCCGGCACAACCGAAGCCAAGGCGATCGACGCGATCAGAAAGCTCAACGAGGACGCAAAGGTCCACGGCATCATTCTCCAACTGCCGGTACCCCAGCCGCTCGACGCGTTCAAGCTCCAGCGTCAGATTAGTCCAGACAAGGATGTCGAAGGCGTCGCCCCCGCCAATCTCGGCCTGCTCGCCATGGGCCGCAAGGCCCTGGTCCCCTGCACCGCTGCCGCCGCCTTCGCTTGTCTCCGCGCCCACATGCCCGACCTCGCCGGGCGCGATGCCGTCGTCATCGGCCGTAGCGTCATTGTCGGCAAGCCGCTGGCCATGCTGCTCTTAAGCGCAAATGCCACCGTCACCCAGTGCCACACCCGGACGCGAGACCTCGCCGAGCATACGCGCAGCGCGGAAATCCTGGTCGTCGCCGCCGGTGCTCCGAGCCTGATCGGTGCCGAACATGTTGCACCCGGCACCATCGTCATCGACGTCGGCACCCATCGCGTCAAGCTCATCGATTCGGATGGCGTCGAGCGCACCCGCACGATCGGCGATGTCCGATTCGACGAAGTCGCCCAGGTCGCCTCGGCCATCACCCCCGTCCCCGGAGGCGTTGGGCCAGTCACCGTGGCCATGCTCCTGCAGAACACGATCGAGGCCTGCGATCGACAAACTCACGGGTAA